The genome window CTAAGAGATGGGTAATTTGAACTCCCTCCATCCCAGCTTGTAAACAGAAAATCTTCAAATACAGTTTGCAGTGTCTaaaatgtacacacacagacacacacgcacacagagatGAGATGGGGTGGGATTAGATTATTCAACTGTCCTACGTCCAGACACCAGTTCCTCCAATCAGGAAAAGGTTGGCCACAAACACTGGAGAAGCCCTTTGCATTTACTATGTGGTCATCCTGGTGGGGTGAACATAGTACTCTTCCGCTGGACGTTAATGGCTGATTAATTCAGGAAGCTTATTTGATTTGTGACCAATATAGCTGTTTCACAGAGAGAGGGCTGTGCCGCCAGGTGCAGAGCCCAGCTCCCCAGATGGAGTAATCTTTTCCTTATTAATTTGCTGCATGTTGCTTCTCACTTCTCGCAGTTGTTCCAAATGTGTTACAAACAACTACATGCTCTGGGTCCTGAATCCACTACTGCAGCAGCTttgaaagggaagggggaaaaatgTAGACTATACACCACAGTGCATTTCTCAGCACACACATTTCCACACCTGCCTTTAAATCATAGTGCACACTCGACGCTGAGCACGGTCCCGCTGGGGAACACCCATTGCTTCCTCTTGTGCCTTTTAGGAAATGGAAATCTAGATGGTTGGAATGTGTCAGGGCCTCAGAAGGAGATAGTGGCATGGTGAGAATTGGAATCACAGTCCCAATTTCTTGGGCTGCACTATCTTGCTATTACCTAGGGTACAGGCAGGCTGATTGACTACTCTCCATAGTCTGttgattcttgaacttgtgtgggcATCAGGGTCCACCTGGAGGGCTTGCTTAAAAACAGCAGGTTGCTGGGCCCCCAACCCCAGAGCTTCTGATTCCACAAGTCTAGCATGGGGCCTTAGACtgtgcatttttaacaagtacCCAGAGATGCCGTGAGAACTAGTGCATGAGTCCAATTAGAGgagagtgagggtgagggtgcTGCTTCCACCAAGTAAACACTGCTTGGTATCTTTTGGAGAAGGTCTCTGTTTTGTTTGGTGTCTTTTTTCTCCCGCACCCCCATCTACATTAAATCTCAGTTTagaaactttttatatatatacatatatatatttgggctCAATGGAGAATGTATCTTGACTAAATACATTTGAATGTGTGCTGCAGTACTTGATataaatttttccaaaatgtGAGCACTTGAAGCTAGACGAAACTATTTCCCCGGGGTTCAGCCATTCTATACAGACCAACCCCTGGTTTCTAAGGAACCATTTAAAGAGAACACAGACTGAGTGCAGCGTGCTGCAGAGACAACCTGAGGATGATTTCTAAATGTAGGGCATGCCCCTCCATCTCAGTCTCTCTACCAACATTTTTTCGTCACTTACAGGTTTGAAGACATGCCCTGTCATCAACTACAGTTTTGTGGAGGGTATTTTAGGACAAAAAGGCTTGTTTTTCCAAAGAAGTGCTTttactttgtcagatataagaaaTTAGCAACcaacacttaaatatataatgaatGCAAAGATCTTATTTTGTGCGTGTGGTTGGAGGGGGGTTAATTCATTGGAAGAACAGTTTTCACAGTTCTATGCTACTGACATTTACCAGGCATATAGAACTGTTATTCAGACAAGCAAATGCCAGGTTGGGGAGCTCCTGATCTTGTGTTTTGTACCTAGTAAGTAATCAGAGGGGTTGAGGGAAAGGCCTATGGAAATCCTACAGTGTcacagaaatgttttgttttcttttgtttaatggGGAATATAATGcgttaaatcaatatttttatgttactattTAAACATATTCCTCAGGCAATTTACTGCATCTATTCACATATCAAAAAAGTAAAGAGGTTGCCTTCTTTTCCTTACAAAGAATTAAAATTGAGGAAATAGATGGAGATACCCAAATGACTCAGGATAGACATGCAGGTGGCTCATGTATTAAGCGGGACGCACGTAAACACTGGCTGGTTGGGAGTGGCTACACCTGCTCTAGTCACTGAGCTTGGGTCTTTGGTGGGGATTCACAGAACCTACCATCACTTAGCTTAGTAGAGATAAGAGTCAGATTCCTCactaaccaaccaaccaacctaccTTTACAAGTGAAAACAAcccacagcttaaaaaaaaaaaaaaaaagcccagataTTCCACCACTAATTTTGCTGTTCAACATTTTGAGGTTCGATCAAATCCACAGATGACTTATAGAGAAGGCTTGGTGTGAGAATATGGAGAAGACACACGTTTTACTTCAGCCATCAGCCCCAATACTGCCAGGTGCTGGCTGAACGGGGCCAGGTCGGAAGACTTTGGCTGCAGTTCATTAGGTATCTGACATCTTATCCAGAGTCTAGTGACCACCTAATTGAATAAAGGGTCATTTAACACTGATCCATTCTGAAATTTAGTTTCGCAATCTCATCCAGAACTGTGATAGTATTCATAGAATTAGTACAGCTAATTATAAGAAAACTTCATAGACACTGCTAATGACCACAGTGGTGAAAAACAATAGGTCAAAGCAGCGGTCTGGGTTACTTGCAATCATCTTAATGATTGAACAGGTTTAACTGCTTGTACTGATGAACAGGGTACGAGTAGGCTGCTTCCATTAGCCTCATGTTGGCTAATTTCGTGGATGCctccatgtttttgtttctttgacctCATCTTCTAATgaacatttattatgtttactGAATTCTTCTAACTTCAAGTAATTAAAATGTCACATTTTAGGCTCATTTTTTTCTTACCCTTTCAACAGTGTTTTACTCTTCCTTGACAATGAAGATTGTTTAGCCTAAAGTTTACCAAAGTTCTAATTCTAGGGCTGGATTCCTGCTTTGATGGGTAGTCAAGGATTTGTCTTAAAGTTTAGAGTACGTTGCAAACTTACTGGACAGATTAGGAATGACTAGTTCATCTCATTAGATTTGCTCTTCCATGTATACAACACAAGTCAATGTTTGTTATGACTTTCTTGATCCTTATTTATAAGACAATACAAGAGGAAACCATGTGTGTATGTTTGAAATAGAATGATACATTGCACAGATATAGTTCACCACGTTCTGGGATGGGTTTACCGTTCAAATGGGGAGTCGGAAGAGTAGTAACAGATGCTGTTTCCCCCCCTCCCTCAATGGctctttctttaatttaaaacccTTCCATTTATTTCCCTGAGATTTAGtgataactttaaaaacattaactAAATTACCCAGTGGCTTGGCAGCCATCACAGAGGCAAATCTTTTTAGAAATCCTAGCAATCTGTTAGTTCGTGGGTACTGTGATATAAAATCTGGGTGACTCCACGTACAGAAGAACTTAAGTCAGGGCAATGGACAGAATGCAAACGGCACCACCTCCAAACTGAGGGTATGCAACCTGCCTCTAAATATTGAATTTCTCTATATTTTGTTCAGTCACTGACTTTCTAAATTTGGGCCAATTTGTTCTCATTATCCCTAAGTAAACctactttgacttttttttttttaacagttatcTTATAATCAAATAGAGCCAGCCCTGGATCCTGATGTTGCTAGGATACATAGTTTGCTACTTGATGAAAGCATATCACATCAAAGGAGAAAATTTTCAAGTGTCCTGGAAAATGACATTCCCGTCTTCCACTGTGGAAGACAGGCCCAATCCTGGAGCTTCTTGGAAGCTCACACTGCAGGATTGGCCTCCCATGCTTTGAAATAAGCATCCTTTCTGGAGGACTATGCAATTGCTAAAACCAGTCAGGATTGGTCTTAAAGCAAGGAACACACGTATTTATAATAAAACAcgttttcatgtttgttttacagtgaagagaaaaaaacccagaacccCCAGATTTTATgtactttgaaaatatatttaaaaacattaaaaattctatatttaaaacatatattatatgttaattaGTACACTTAAATAGAACTTGTATTTACAATAGGCTTCTGATGCGGTTAAGTTttaatgccaatttttttttcaataacataattatataaatatactaaaatacaataaatattttttttgttttacatggTGAATAATATCTTTACCATAGAGAGAACAAGGCCACAGACATTTACTTACATTTTCAATGGGAATCACCATAAAAAAAGCAACAGGCCCGCTGCCATGCATGAAACACTTCTGCCACAAAGAGACCACAGCaagacttcaaaataaaaaaacaaaacaaaacaaaacagaacaaaaatgaaCAGCAACAGAGAAGGATCTTAACAAAATAAATCTTAGGGTCAACGTAAACTACCAAGCGCGTGACTGTGATGCGTCATATTGGGTAAGAGAGAGCCACTGACCACGCAATTGCTGAATGTCCCCTACTCAACCACTTCAATAGATCGGGTCTTTGCAGGCAGCACTTTGGGACTGTGTaagggactttttatttttaataattttgtccCTCAAAATGGAGCTGCAAAAAGTTAACATACAGTGGATATTCCAAGTACCCATTACacgttaaaaaataattacaaagacaGTATTTTCAAACAGTACAAAACAAACCTATGCTACataaattcttctttcttttaatgaCAGGTATTCAGGTGGTACTGTAAAAGATAGGCTTATTCTAAATGAAAGACTGAACGAAGAGAAATTATTTGCTGATGGTATCTTCATTCCCTGGGTCTCGGTGGACATCCTCTTTTGCTTATCCCTTGCTCTGCTAAGATAGAGAGATTTCTTGAGGCTTTCTGATACTCAAGGACACTGGTCCAGGACACTTTCGGATTTGGACGGTGGGCTTGAATGGGTGAATAGGCTTAGCTCTAACTTTCACCAGGGGCCATTTTTCGCAGGGCCACTGTACCAGGCTCCCAACTTGACTTCTCCTTACCCAAGATGGCAGAGGTGAGGCAGGGACTCTCTCCATAAACTGATAGGATGGGCAGGAAGTTGCTGTGGCCTTCACTGGGAAGCAAAACCTTGCTAGCTCTGTCCTGGCCTCTTCCATTGAGCAAGGCCCCTTTAAGTCTTTGGTGTCCTAGGTATGCAGACACCTTCCCAAAGTCTTATCCCTGGACAAGTTTTTCTATTGATAGCTTTGATCATTCAACCTGAGTTTGGGGATCTTTTCCTGTTCCCTTTCCCCTTACCAAAAATTCTCAAAAGACAAAACCCTGGTTTCCTCAAGTCTAATTTCAAAGCAATAAGTGTTCACGTAGCAAACATCTTATATCTTATTGCATCAATTTCATAATCACAATGCCATGGTTTGGTTCTGAACCTGCTCCAGGCTAATCCAGCTTTCTGCATTATCCAGGGGAGGAGGGCGTGGagtcggcttgagcatggtccTCCAGCGAGAACCTCTTAGCACAGTTAGATAATGTAGGCACTTAAAGCATGAGGTCCAAAGCAACTTGACACATGGCATTCCAGAGCCACCTCTGAAGGGTCCTTCAGAGGCCTCCCTTTTGGAATGTCTCAAGTACCATCCCCCATCCTCACCTTGACCTCAGGATGGCCACTCAGGAATTCCTCCTGCACCCCTCAAAAATGATACATCAGCTCCACACAGCCTCTGGCTGTTCAGTCTCATTTAACTGGCAGTGTGGGCTCCTGTTTGGATCTCGGCGTTTCTGGGTCCTTACAGAGTTCCCTCTTTTGCTCACAAGACATTTTTAAGCCTTACCATGATTATTCTTTTAAGCCTTACAATGATTTACCCACATTGTTTacctcttattaaaaaaaaaaattttttttggttgttcatttccttgtcaaaaaaagatataaatcatTGTTCTCCATGCTTATGAGTGCCACGATGTGACAAAGTGTGTTCACTCATTCACAGCAGTGGTAAAATATTTCAGAGCACGAACTGAGTTTTCTtccttaagagaaaaaaacaaacaaatagggaatcaaagggggagggggagaaagaatgtGCTCTAAGTAAATGTAGATTTTTGCAACAAAAGCAGCTCTCCTTGACCCAGGACCAAAGGGTCAGTGAGAGCCTTGCAGGTGCATCATGGGAACTGAAGTGAGCGCTTCATTTCGTTGCcttaatttttattcactttccAGTCATCTGATTGATATTGAAAACATCTTTACAACATACAAATGAATCTTATATCAACCAGAATATATACTGATGGAATTCTTTCCCCATCCCTACTCCTTGTgggaacttaaaagaaaaagaaaaacaaaaacaaaaactaacaaacaaaaaaaataacacaaaacaaacaaaaatatacccctcccatcccccatcccctaAGCCAGTAAAGCCATGACAACAGCACCTTGACATTGTTTTAATTCCAACGCTATCAGAAGTTTAAAAGCAGTAAAACAGATATAGTACTAACAAGAACGAAGATACTTACTGTCTAAAATGTAAACGGAATGTTTTGGTTcaaatttttgttgtgttttttttttttttgtctgttttctgaaAGAGGACAGTTTATTATCAATTCACAATTAAAGCAGCAtgcaatttattatatttttaaaacttttttacgTTTTCAATTCTTGGCAACGGCAACAACCACAACATTATCGAGGAATGTAATGCAGACTTTTTAAAAGTTGTGCGCAAAATGACTGTTTCCCTTCTGGTCATGGATATGTCCAATAAATAGATTGTAGAACCACTGTACTGTATAAACTTCATTTATACATGcagttcataaaattatttttttttcttaactgaatAATTTAccctgttatgtatatatacaaatagATAATTTTTGTCTCAATATAATCTATACAACATTAAATCCACTATCTTCCCCTTTTAATGGTCAATGTACATACACAGGAAGTGTCTATCCTTATGAACCGCCAGCCGATTCGCTTTTTGCTATCCATGGTGAGGGCCCGCACGTACGACTGGGTAGTTCGGCACTGGGAATTCCAATGCCTCTTGTCTATGCCCCTGCAGCCCTCCTTCGTGTAACCCATGGGATTGCATTTGGTCTCGTAGAAGTACTGCTTCAGCTGGCCTTTCGATACCGGGACTTTTTCAAGGACCGTGACCGTCCCGCCCGACATGTCCACTGCCGTCTTCTTATCTGCGGCCGTCACCCACTCGCTGATGCTGTCGCACACGCTCAGCTCCCCGCGGCGGGCCGGGTCGGAGTGGCGCCGGACCCTCATAGACATGTTTGCAGCATCCAGGTAATTTTTGTATTCCTCCAGCAGAAAGAGAAGAGGCGGCTCCAAAGGCACTTGACTACTGAGCATCACCCTGGACGTGTACAAGTCCGCGTCCTTATTGTTTTCTTCGTGGGGCCGGACTTTCTGGTCTTCATCCAAGAGCTCTTCTATCACGTGCTCAAAAGTGTCAGCCAGTGACGTCAGGCCTCTTGTACCGGCCTTGGGCCCATTCACGCTCTCCAGAGTCCCATGGGTCCGAACACCTGGGTAGGCCAAGCTGCCTTGTCCTCGGACGTTGGCTTCTTTCATGGGGGCAGCCTTCATGCAACCGAAGTATGAAATAACCATAGTAAGGAAAAGGATGGTCATCACTCTTCTCACCTGGTGGAACTGTGGGGAGAAAGCAGAAACAGGACATGAAACTGGTTAGGGCTTTCTTTTGAAGGGATACAATACAGCACATGTGCCTGTAATTCCAGGCCATTCTGCAGGGTCGGGTGTTTTATGTATGGGTGGTGATAAACGCCAGCTGCACCAGACACGAGTTAATGTCACTAGTGTGCTGTATGTGGTTTAATATAAACCAGAGGCGTGCAGTGTTTTCTCCGAGATTTAGCACATAAACCTGAGATTAGAGGGCATCTaagcaagtgaaaaaaaattatagctttgagttttcttccttcctctcactttagcagctttgtaagttaaatttttaatgatCTCTGCTCAGGCTGTCACCAGAAACACAAAATCAGAAATGTTACTAAGCAACAACTGTATGTGTAatagtaaatttttttcaagttagcAACATGGTCCTACTGCAGGAGTGTGTGGCCTGAGGGTGGAGGAAATCTGAGGGGGCCTTTCTAGCTTCATGATAAATAGACATGAATAACAGAATAAAACATAAGTCAGGGAGTTATAAGAAGCCTTTacattgcctttttctttctcccatagAGATAATTTATTACAGCTAAGAAGATCCAGCATTCTGTTTTACAGATAAAGGAAACCAAAGGCCATAGAGGTCTTGTCTTCTGTCATGAAGAAAGATTATATCAGAATTCCGGGTTCCCAACTCCAGCTCCAGTGTTTTCCTAAGACACCTGGGTGGTCAGAACTGAAAATGTTTTGCTTATTCCCAAACAGTGATCGTTTTCTACACATTGATTTTAATGATGTGTCTATGCCTGGGGCTGATATCATGAAAACAATGTGTCTGCTTAAGAGAGCACTGGGGAAGTCAGCATTCAAAAGGCACTAAAGTCACATTCAAATGCCTCCCATATGCGGATCCACATTTATCTCCATAACTCTCTGAGCCCCTCACCCTTTGGTTTTTCTGGATCACATATAGAACCCATTTAAGAAAGCGCAGCTTCTCTTTTCATTGGAAATGAAgtcctccgtgtgtgtgtgtgtgtgtgtgtgtgtgtgtgcgcatctGAGTTTATCATACCTTTAAGAAGCTGAGTGGCATTTTgcacattttggagaaaacagtCAGTGCTTCTTTCTGTGCTTTTGAAGTTTCCTGGGAAGTCCCTTAACAGCACACCACAGAATTAATCTTTTCCTGTTTGCCAGAGGGTTGCTATACTCTAAATTTGGCTCTGCATCTACAAGCATGCTCTGGGAAGCCAATtagaatgaatgaacaagcaaAATGAAAACATACCTATAGACCAACCCAAGGTTACTGTCGGATGGTGAAGGACTTCAGAACCACTTACCTGAAGCATTCGTCCCTTAGCAGTAAGAGAAGTATCCCCCCAACCCACGCTCTAACTTTATTCCTACTTTCAGTTCCGAAGTATGGACTTACAAAAAGACACACATGCTACTCTTGGCGCGCGCACACACTGTGCCAATCTGTAGGAAAAAGATTTTTTCTGTCCATGAAGCATTACTGAATAGGAAGGCAACCTGCCTCCACTCAGTACGTCATAGtgcagaaaaagctaaaaactctGGTCTTGAGGGccaaatgtttcttttctccactttTACAAGAGAGCACATTTTCTTCCACTTAACACTTTATTAtcatccccacacaccaccaaaTTTTCTTGTAGATTCATTTTCCCTTTGCCCAAAGAGCAACCATGCTCAGAACTGCTTGGAGTGCACAATGGTAAGTGATTAGAAAGGGTGCACTGGTTTGAATAAAACACTGATATCCATTCTGCTAATACTTAGACTTTTCTGAATGTTCTGGATTCTGCATCATCAAAGAAATGGATCCTCCAAGGAGGTTTCTATTCCTGGCAGGCAGTACTTAGAGCGTTGAATGAAAATTCTTTCTCCTAATGTTCCCAGTCCAAATTAAAGTAGCCCAAGGGACACCTCTAATGTAGGTCGATGAAAGAATgcaaatttagaatattttactcTAGCACACTGGTAGAGATTTGCTGTAATCAGCtattttttaatatgatattTCATTAAATCTTAAGATACTGTCATTATAAAACACCATTTTATGTACcactaagaaataaagaatgcagCCAATTATATTGTTGTTTATTGTATCACTTAGAACTGTTGTCACATACTTACTCAAAAGAGTTCTTTGAGACTTATTTGGATACATTTATCTTATGTAACTTTTGTACATATGGAATACACAAAATTAAGccaaatgaacaataaaatgacattGCTGTAAAATACAACAATCCAAATTCagaaatgctaaagaaaaagaaaatgtgcctCTTAGAATGAATGAAGCaaagtttaataaatgtttatactaAGTGCCTACGCTAACTGCTTAAAATGGCACATAGTACTGAGGCATCTTACATGACAGAGTTGTAAAATCAGTTTATCATCACTAACATAAGTAATGGGTCTTTTTCTTTatcatattttaacttttttggaACGAGTCTTTTAATGataccttttttatatatatactggaCTTAAGCTTATCCTGCCTTTCACtgatcttgtttttctttgtattaatAATTGTTTGATTAGAAAAAGGAGTACTTCATATATCATGTTCTCATCAGTCCCACAAGCaaatattttagagagacaaatgGCATCTGAGTAAGTATTACTTGGCTTTCATCCTGAAGCCTAACAGGCATTCCTC of Saccopteryx bilineata isolate mSacBil1 chromosome 1, mSacBil1_pri_phased_curated, whole genome shotgun sequence contains these proteins:
- the BDNF gene encoding brain-derived neurotrophic factor isoform X1; its protein translation is MCGTTRFLRVCRLILVKAQNIEFLQKELHVRTCSGIYPHASVCYDCASRNAGGGVCTCTSVDFNELIPENGLIEFHQVRRVMTILFLTMVISYFGCMKAAPMKEANVRGQGSLAYPGVRTHGTLESVNGPKAGTRGLTSLADTFEHVIEELLDEDQKVRPHEENNKDADLYTSRVMLSSQVPLEPPLLFLLEEYKNYLDAANMSMRVRRHSDPARRGELSVCDSISEWVTAADKKTAVDMSGGTVTVLEKVPVSKGQLKQYFYETKCNPMGYTKEGCRGIDKRHWNSQCRTTQSYVRALTMDSKKRIGWRFIRIDTSCVCTLTIKRGR
- the BDNF gene encoding brain-derived neurotrophic factor isoform X2; translation: MTILFLTMVISYFGCMKAAPMKEANVRGQGSLAYPGVRTHGTLESVNGPKAGTRGLTSLADTFEHVIEELLDEDQKVRPHEENNKDADLYTSRVMLSSQVPLEPPLLFLLEEYKNYLDAANMSMRVRRHSDPARRGELSVCDSISEWVTAADKKTAVDMSGGTVTVLEKVPVSKGQLKQYFYETKCNPMGYTKEGCRGIDKRHWNSQCRTTQSYVRALTMDSKKRIGWRFIRIDTSCVCTLTIKRGR